A DNA window from Gemella massiliensis contains the following coding sequences:
- a CDS encoding DUF1307 domain-containing protein, translated as MKKIFKLLTVLLTVSLILTACSKEKTKVFTQTHDQQNNEITIYYKGDVVNRIVNVSTINELGTDKDKAIKSIKESIKEHYGDVEGLTYEFEEKDDKLIMKSVLDYTKIDYDKAKTKLRFNNTSLDEERKLSNVEKRIIDNNGKEKK; from the coding sequence ATGAAAAAAATATTTAAACTATTGACCGTTTTACTTACAGTTTCGTTGATTTTGACAGCCTGTTCGAAAGAAAAAACTAAAGTATTCACTCAAACTCACGATCAACAAAATAATGAAATAACCATCTATTATAAAGGAGATGTAGTTAATAGAATAGTTAACGTTTCAACAATCAATGAACTTGGAACGGATAAGGATAAAGCCATAAAATCCATAAAAGAATCAATAAAAGAACATTATGGCGATGTCGAAGGTCTAACTTACGAGTTTGAAGAAAAAGATGACAAACTGATAATGAAATCAGTATTGGACTATACTAAAATTGATTATGATAAAGCTAAAACCAAACTTAGATTTAATAACACATCGCTTGATGAAGAACGTAAATTATCAAATGTTGAAAAACGTATAATAGATAAT
- the metG gene encoding methionine--tRNA ligase, which produces MTKKTFYVTTPIYYPSGNLHIGHAYTTVACDAIARYKKLSGFDTYFLTGTDEHGQKIQQKAQEKGISEQAYVDEMIRNIKKLWKAMDIDYSKFIRTTDDYHEKAVAEIFERLIEKGDIYLGEYKGWYSISDEEYFTETQLKEVFRDENGNMIGGIAPSGNEVKLVSEECYFFKMSKYADRLVNYYDEHPEFILPESRKNEMLNNFIKPGLEDLAVTRTTFDWGVKVKSNPKHVVYVWIDALVNYITALGYATGESEELFNKYWPADVQVVGKEIVRFHVIYWPILLMALDLPLPKKVFAHGWFLMKDGKMSKSKGNVVDPYMLIERYGLDAARYYLLREVPFGQDGIFTPESFIERINSDLSNDLGNLLNRTISMINKYCGGIIPKFVAPTTEFDKELIELSKEVVEDYEDYMENMQFSKALESVWKFISRTNKYIDQTTPWILAKDENSKAELDKVMNYLAESLRIATILISPALTNAPKEIAKQLGINKDLLTFNTVKTFGVFKGDVKVIEKPMPIFPRFDKEVEIGYIKEQMSPKSLANLETEIKEEDNSFVELAEEITIDKFFETSLRVAEVLECEKVKKSSKLLKFKLDLGNHTRRIVSGIAKYYEPTELIGKKVAIVANLKPVKLCGELSEGMILSAEKDGILRVVEISADVPNGAEIR; this is translated from the coding sequence ATGACTAAAAAAACATTTTACGTTACAACACCCATTTATTATCCAAGTGGTAATTTACATATAGGTCATGCTTACACAACGGTTGCATGTGATGCAATAGCTAGATATAAAAAATTAAGCGGTTTTGATACTTATTTTTTAACAGGGACTGATGAGCATGGACAAAAAATTCAACAAAAAGCACAGGAAAAAGGAATTAGTGAACAGGCTTATGTTGATGAAATGATTAGAAATATAAAAAAATTATGGAAAGCGATGGATATTGATTATAGCAAGTTTATTAGAACAACTGATGATTATCATGAAAAAGCCGTTGCAGAAATTTTTGAACGTCTTATTGAAAAAGGTGATATTTACCTTGGTGAGTATAAAGGGTGGTATTCAATAAGTGACGAAGAGTACTTTACTGAAACTCAACTAAAAGAAGTATTTCGTGATGAAAACGGAAATATGATCGGAGGTATTGCACCAAGCGGTAACGAGGTAAAACTTGTTAGTGAGGAATGTTACTTCTTTAAGATGAGTAAGTATGCAGATCGTTTGGTAAATTATTATGATGAACATCCGGAGTTTATCTTACCGGAAAGTAGAAAAAATGAAATGTTAAACAATTTTATTAAACCGGGATTGGAAGACTTGGCTGTAACCAGAACAACCTTTGACTGGGGTGTGAAAGTAAAATCAAATCCGAAACATGTTGTATATGTATGGATAGATGCTTTGGTAAATTACATTACAGCTTTGGGGTATGCTACCGGTGAGAGTGAAGAATTATTTAATAAATACTGGCCTGCTGATGTACAAGTAGTTGGGAAAGAAATTGTTCGTTTCCACGTGATTTATTGGCCGATTTTATTAATGGCATTAGATTTACCACTGCCTAAAAAAGTTTTTGCTCATGGTTGGTTTTTAATGAAAGACGGTAAAATGAGTAAATCAAAAGGTAATGTAGTAGATCCATATATGTTAATTGAACGTTATGGTTTAGATGCGGCACGTTATTACCTATTACGTGAAGTTCCGTTTGGACAGGACGGTATTTTCACACCGGAGAGTTTTATAGAAAGAATTAATTCGGATCTTTCAAATGATTTAGGAAACTTGTTGAACAGAACAATCTCGATGATTAATAAATACTGTGGTGGTATTATTCCGAAATTCGTAGCACCGACTACTGAATTTGATAAAGAATTAATCGAATTATCAAAAGAAGTTGTTGAAGATTATGAAGATTATATGGAAAATATGCAATTTTCTAAAGCGTTGGAATCTGTTTGGAAATTTATTTCAAGAACTAATAAATATATTGACCAAACAACACCGTGGATTTTGGCAAAAGACGAAAATAGTAAAGCAGAACTTGATAAGGTAATGAATTACTTGGCAGAAAGTTTGAGAATAGCAACCATTCTGATTAGTCCGGCATTAACGAATGCACCTAAAGAAATTGCAAAACAATTAGGGATTAATAAAGATTTATTAACATTTAATACGGTAAAAACATTCGGTGTTTTTAAAGGTGATGTAAAAGTAATTGAAAAACCGATGCCGATATTCCCACGTTTTGATAAAGAAGTTGAAATTGGGTACATTAAAGAGCAAATGTCACCAAAATCATTGGCAAATTTGGAAACAGAAATAAAAGAAGAAGATAATTCTTTTGTTGAATTAGCGGAAGAAATTACCATTGATAAATTTTTTGAAACATCATTAAGAGTAGCAGAAGTATTGGAATGTGAAAAAGTGAAAAAAAGTTCTAAACTATTGAAGTTCAAGCTGGATTTAGGAAATCATACACGTAGAATCGTTTCGGGTATTGCCAAGTATTATGAACCGACAGAGTTAATCGGTAAAAAAGTAGCGATTGTTGCAAATTTAAAACCAGTTAAATTGTGTGGAGAATTAAGCGAAGGAATGATTTTATCAGCAGAAAAAGATGGAATACTAAGAGTAGTGGAAATTAGTGCTGACGTTCCAAATGGTGCAGAAATAAGATAA
- a CDS encoding DUF5776 domain-containing protein has protein sequence MTQDEKDKLTDQEENSSKIDPDDNTNISFFGRLKSQLGNFKKNKTENSNLEEDHPEQKFSPFQIKKEIKQKEQEARAKAEKLEYERKQFEAAQKKAEEEREKHHLERMEQERIEKERIAREKELERERIEKEKAEKREKERIEKERIAREKELERERIEKEKAEKREKERIEKERIAREKELERQRIEKEKAEKREKERIEKERIAREKELERQRIAKEQAEKRKQEFFEKEQAFKLEGDKKQVEFLEKENKIKEAENQILMLKTDAIVLDDKIAEEKRAIDSLKINNDDKEKITYHEKKLANFTFEKQKLEKEISLITKSIEKIKKNLELEHKLVGLKKEIYNIKKEVVNENETAFKIKDYDNKVKNIFLVAFASIKAFILKNIFRKNVENYDKIRKISKNIKIKIAISFILAIVLSIFFLILLKFVSSAKEHYADFDNVQTPAVDSTEEMKKQKEAEEKAKILEAQEKANAARIDSAAQDEEITAKLGGTFVSYSFDVNREITVNKKIHTFNSANWNDVDKVVESGTKFTVNKLVSPAGYMMYQITSGDHAGKFITANEKFVTIDKKNDDTSNFISKTSAIKFLATQNVYSDEEISKVKATFGSNAVLNISGYGISKNNRLVYHITDGSFIPVNPVRLIEVTRESAKSKNIDKDNNNSSNNQKNSTTQNTTRSKKNNR, from the coding sequence ATGACACAAGATGAAAAAGATAAATTAACCGATCAAGAAGAAAATTCTTCTAAAATTGATCCTGACGACAACACTAATATATCTTTTTTTGGTCGCCTTAAAAGTCAATTAGGAAATTTTAAAAAAAACAAAACAGAAAATAGCAACCTTGAAGAAGACCATCCAGAACAAAAATTTTCACCATTTCAAATAAAAAAAGAAATCAAACAAAAAGAGCAAGAAGCTAGGGCTAAAGCCGAAAAACTGGAATATGAGAGAAAACAGTTTGAAGCTGCACAAAAAAAAGCGGAAGAAGAACGTGAAAAACACCATTTAGAACGAATGGAACAAGAACGTATTGAAAAAGAGCGTATCGCTCGTGAAAAAGAACTTGAACGAGAGCGTATTGAAAAAGAAAAAGCTGAAAAACGTGAAAAAGAGCGTATTGAAAAAGAGCGTATCGCCCGTGAAAAAGAACTCGAACGAGAACGTATCGAAAAGGAAAAAGCTGAAAAACGTGAAAAAGAACGTATCGAAAAAGAACGTATCGCCCGTGAAAAAGAACTTGAACGCCAGCGTATCGAAAAGGAAAAAGCTGAAAAACGTGAAAAAGAACGTATCGAAAAAGAACGTATCGCTCGTGAAAAAGAACTTGAACGCCAGCGTATCGCAAAAGAACAAGCTGAAAAAAGAAAACAAGAATTTTTCGAAAAAGAGCAGGCATTTAAACTGGAAGGCGATAAAAAACAGGTAGAATTTCTGGAAAAAGAAAATAAAATAAAAGAAGCAGAAAACCAAATATTAATGCTTAAAACAGATGCCATAGTATTAGACGATAAAATCGCCGAAGAAAAAAGAGCTATAGACAGTTTAAAAATAAATAATGATGATAAAGAAAAAATTACTTATCACGAAAAAAAATTAGCCAACTTTACCTTTGAAAAGCAAAAATTGGAAAAAGAGATTTCTCTAATAACCAAATCTATCGAAAAAATCAAAAAAAATCTTGAACTTGAACACAAATTAGTTGGGCTAAAAAAAGAAATATACAATATAAAAAAAGAAGTCGTTAACGAAAATGAAACAGCATTTAAAATAAAAGATTATGACAATAAGGTGAAAAATATTTTCTTAGTAGCTTTCGCATCTATAAAAGCATTTATTTTAAAAAATATTTTTAGAAAAAATGTCGAAAACTATGATAAAATTAGGAAAATTTCAAAAAATATTAAAATAAAAATTGCAATTTCCTTTATTCTTGCGATAGTTTTATCAATCTTCTTCCTTATTCTACTAAAATTTGTTTCTTCTGCCAAGGAACATTATGCTGATTTCGACAATGTTCAAACCCCTGCTGTAGACTCTACAGAAGAGATGAAAAAACAAAAAGAAGCTGAAGAAAAAGCTAAGATACTTGAAGCACAAGAAAAAGCAAATGCGGCAAGAATCGATTCGGCAGCACAAGATGAAGAAATAACCGCAAAACTTGGTGGAACATTTGTCAGCTATTCTTTTGATGTTAACCGTGAAATTACGGTAAACAAAAAAATTCATACATTCAACTCTGCCAACTGGAATGATGTTGATAAAGTTGTTGAATCCGGGACTAAATTTACAGTTAATAAACTGGTTTCCCCTGCCGGATATATGATGTATCAAATTACTTCCGGTGACCACGCCGGAAAATTCATTACGGCTAATGAAAAATTTGTTACTATTGATAAAAAAAATGATGATACCTCTAATTTTATTTCTAAGACAAGTGCTATTAAATTCCTTGCTACTCAAAATGTGTATAGCGATGAAGAAATTAGTAAGGTTAAAGCTACTTTCGGTAGTAACGCCGTCCTTAATATCAGTGGATACGGTATTTCTAAAAATAATAGATTAGTATATCATATTACAGACGGTTCATTTATTCCGGTTAATCCTGTGAGATTAATTGAAGTTACCCGTGAATCAGCTAAATCAAAAAATATTGATAAAGATAATAATAACAGTTCTAACAATCAAAAAAACAGTACCACACAAAACACTACCCGTTCTAAAAAAAATAACAGATAA
- the tpx gene encoding thiol peroxidase, translating into MKKTISFKGKPVTVVDIVKVGDVFPTFKAVTKELADFNLEDYKGKVVVINAFPSVDTGICALQTIRFNKEVKNYNDLVVITVSKDLPFALGRFCADKGIENAITVSDYKYKDFENNAGGLIEELGLLARLVYVLDREGVVRHKELCEEVGSEPNYEAALEVVKKIL; encoded by the coding sequence ATGAAGAAAACAATATCGTTTAAAGGAAAACCGGTCACAGTGGTAGATATAGTTAAAGTAGGTGATGTATTTCCGACATTTAAAGCGGTAACGAAAGAACTTGCTGATTTTAATTTAGAAGATTATAAAGGTAAAGTTGTTGTTATTAACGCTTTTCCATCGGTTGATACAGGAATTTGTGCTTTGCAGACTATAAGATTTAATAAAGAGGTAAAAAACTACAACGATTTGGTTGTCATTACTGTTTCAAAAGATTTACCGTTTGCTTTAGGACGTTTTTGTGCAGATAAAGGAATCGAAAATGCAATAACAGTTTCCGACTACAAGTACAAAGATTTTGAAAATAATGCCGGGGGACTAATTGAGGAATTAGGTTTATTGGCAAGATTAGTGTATGTACTTGATAGAGAAGGTGTAGTTCGTCATAAAGAACTTTGCGAAGAAGTCGGTAGTGAACCGAACTATGAAGCTGCACTAGAAGTTGTAAAAAAAATATTATAA
- a CDS encoding MptD family putative ECF transporter S component: MTELKYIDKQGNKKLQIKDLITLGLYTILLILSMAIGVGIGTLVTSVVFGGKVYFATYVSAATALVCGSAYSLIFNKINKNMAIFTMITIIAVFIALTGHSLVGSVTMIVCAIFAEFFFRKNNEYLSYLFFNLGNIGIILPMFFMKDTYIKHLQGRNYSQEKIDFVMGSSDIKTFILIIVLTVLLSFIGAYLGRKLYFKNFHKAGL; the protein is encoded by the coding sequence ATGACAGAATTAAAATACATAGATAAACAAGGTAATAAAAAACTTCAAATAAAAGATTTAATTACATTAGGGCTTTATACAATACTTTTGATTTTATCAATGGCAATCGGAGTAGGTATCGGAACATTGGTAACATCAGTTGTTTTTGGCGGTAAGGTTTATTTTGCAACATATGTTTCTGCTGCGACTGCGTTAGTTTGTGGAAGTGCTTATAGTTTAATTTTTAATAAAATAAATAAAAACATGGCAATTTTCACAATGATAACAATAATTGCAGTTTTTATAGCTTTAACGGGTCATTCATTGGTTGGCTCTGTAACTATGATTGTTTGTGCAATATTTGCAGAATTTTTCTTTAGAAAGAATAATGAATATTTGTCTTATCTATTCTTTAATCTTGGAAATATCGGTATAATACTTCCAATGTTTTTTATGAAAGATACTTATATAAAACATCTTCAAGGGAGAAATTATTCTCAAGAAAAAATAGATTTTGTAATGGGAAGTTCTGATATTAAAACTTTTATTTTAATTATAGTATTAACGGTACTATTATCTTTTATTGGAGCATATTTAGGTAGAAAACTATACTTTAAAAATTTCCATAAAGCAGGTTTGTAA
- a CDS encoding energy-coupling factor transporter transmembrane component T — protein MLKLDIRTKILLLILANVLMFKSLDVMWHLGVAIFFTLYLAIESKPIRAGRMFLVYLIFTIYEVYFGHVSIVKMLDSFLLLTSLMFKTIYFPLCAGIALVSSSKVSELITFLRMIKIPKNAIIVLAVLYRFFPVLMTDYKQIKNSLKMKGIGITRGYYLIHPFKFFEYVFVPYVIISTNIANELAVSCLCRGIDNEAKPTSFITLKFRIQDYLVILVCLALFSYIMFMGW, from the coding sequence ATGTTGAAGTTGGATATAAGAACAAAAATACTATTGCTTATATTGGCTAATGTACTTATGTTTAAATCATTAGATGTAATGTGGCATTTAGGTGTAGCTATATTTTTTACTTTATATTTAGCGATAGAGTCCAAGCCTATAAGAGCAGGGAGAATGTTTCTTGTATATTTGATTTTTACTATTTATGAGGTATATTTCGGGCATGTTTCCATAGTAAAGATGTTGGATAGCTTTTTGCTGCTGACCTCTTTAATGTTTAAAACTATTTATTTTCCGCTTTGTGCCGGAATAGCATTGGTTAGCAGTTCTAAAGTATCAGAGTTAATAACTTTTTTAAGAATGATAAAGATACCGAAAAATGCAATAATTGTTTTGGCGGTATTGTATAGATTTTTCCCCGTATTAATGACGGACTATAAACAGATAAAAAATTCTCTAAAAATGAAAGGAATAGGTATAACCAGAGGGTATTACCTAATTCATCCGTTCAAGTTTTTTGAATATGTTTTTGTTCCTTATGTTATTATTAGTACGAATATTGCTAATGAACTTGCGGTTTCTTGTTTATGTCGAGGAATAGATAATGAGGCTAAACCTACTTCATTTATTACATTGAAATTTAGAATACAGGATTACCTAGTTATATTGGTATGTTTAGCTTTATTCAGTTATATTATGTTTATGGGGTGGTAA
- a CDS encoding ATP-binding cassette domain-containing protein has product MITFKNFNYKYTESEKLNIDSLSLDIKKEECVLFTGNSGSGKTTIRRVLNGLAPEFFSGGYSGELKVLHLNIGDRLREFSKIVGSVFQNPKNQFFNLDSTSELAFSMENYGYPREKIQKRIDEVISEFSAEHLLDRNVLELSGGEKQKLAFMASMMLDADIYVLDEITSNLDLKAIKLISTIIQNLKKNGKTVIIAEHRIYYLKDLIDRMYIIKDGKVIHSVGKEELNNFDGRACQTRQIDLNKVELATRKRVTDGKENYLMINSLSYKVNKKNIEIKRENFSTSKVYAIIGDNGCGKTTFANALSGLVKIKYNIELAGEVISKKGLLKNTFQVMQDVNYQLFTNLVDKEIKLGCNNIEMFDKIVDSLGIRKLLGRHPNTLSGGEKQRVAIASALLSKKKILIFDEPTSGLDYINMIELSKLIHEIGKSDVVIFIITHDYEFLCTVADEVLHFDENGIRERIDLNVETKEKILKIMS; this is encoded by the coding sequence TTGATAACATTTAAAAATTTTAATTATAAATATACAGAATCGGAAAAATTAAATATAGATTCCTTATCGCTTGATATAAAAAAAGAGGAGTGTGTTCTTTTTACCGGAAACTCCGGTAGCGGTAAGACGACAATTCGTAGAGTGCTAAACGGTCTTGCACCGGAATTTTTCTCAGGCGGGTATAGTGGCGAACTTAAGGTTCTTCATTTGAATATTGGTGATAGATTAAGGGAATTTTCAAAAATAGTCGGCAGCGTTTTTCAAAATCCTAAAAATCAATTTTTTAACCTTGATTCAACGAGTGAACTTGCTTTTAGTATGGAAAACTACGGTTATCCAAGGGAAAAAATTCAAAAAAGAATAGATGAGGTTATTAGCGAATTTTCTGCTGAACATCTTCTTGATAGAAACGTCCTTGAACTTAGTGGCGGAGAAAAACAAAAATTAGCTTTTATGGCAAGCATGATGTTGGATGCTGATATTTACGTTCTTGATGAAATAACGAGTAACCTAGATCTTAAGGCTATAAAGCTAATTTCTACCATTATACAAAATTTGAAAAAAAATGGAAAAACGGTTATTATTGCTGAACATAGAATATACTACTTAAAAGATTTAATAGATAGAATGTACATCATAAAAGACGGTAAAGTCATTCATTCTGTTGGTAAAGAAGAATTAAATAATTTTGACGGTAGAGCTTGTCAAACAAGACAAATAGATTTGAACAAAGTAGAGCTTGCTACAAGAAAAAGAGTTACAGATGGTAAAGAAAATTATTTAATGATAAATTCTCTTAGCTACAAGGTAAATAAAAAAAATATAGAAATAAAACGGGAAAACTTTTCAACTTCAAAAGTTTATGCCATTATTGGAGATAACGGCTGTGGTAAGACTACTTTTGCAAATGCGTTAAGTGGCTTAGTAAAAATTAAATATAATATAGAATTAGCCGGGGAAGTTATTTCTAAAAAAGGTTTGTTAAAAAACACTTTCCAAGTAATGCAGGATGTTAATTATCAGCTATTTACCAATTTAGTGGATAAAGAAATAAAATTGGGTTGTAATAATATAGAAATGTTTGATAAAATAGTCGATAGTCTGGGTATAAGAAAACTGTTAGGAAGACACCCCAATACATTATCCGGTGGAGAAAAGCAACGGGTAGCTATTGCTTCGGCTCTTTTATCAAAGAAAAAAATTCTTATTTTTGATGAACCGACAAGTGGTTTGGACTACATTAATATGATAGAATTGAGTAAATTAATTCATGAAATAGGAAAAAGCGATGTAGTTATTTTTATCATAACTCATGATTATGAATTTTTATGTACAGTTGCCGATGAAGTATTGCACTTTGATGAAAACGGGATAAGAGAACGGATTGATCTAAACGTTGAAACAAAAGAAAAAATCTTAAAAATAATGAGTTAA
- the whiA gene encoding DNA-binding protein WhiA, whose amino-acid sequence MSYASDMKKELTLIEITKKEEFLSELSALIKMNGVLTIANGRLSLNFQTENASIARRMFSLVKYFYNVDVHISVRKKLKLKKNNVYICRLEQNVKEILTELYILGDDYTMRVDIANELINTDEKKRAYLRGAFLAGGSINNPRTSSYHMEIFSSYLEHIKELNELLNFYKLNSRTLERKKGYIVYIKESEKIAEFINLVGAYQALFQFEDERIVRDINNSVNRMQNCDMANMNKTVNASAKQVEDINVIEERLGLDNLDDKLRVVAEARLKYPEYPLKEIAEMIEDGNLSKSGLNHRFRKISKIAKELRDGTYKIK is encoded by the coding sequence GTGTCATATGCGTCGGATATGAAAAAAGAATTAACTCTAATAGAAATAACGAAAAAAGAAGAATTTTTATCAGAGTTATCAGCACTTATAAAAATGAATGGTGTTTTAACAATAGCAAATGGCAGACTAAGCCTTAACTTTCAAACTGAAAATGCCTCAATAGCAAGAAGAATGTTTTCTTTGGTGAAATATTTTTATAATGTTGACGTTCATATTTCGGTGCGAAAAAAATTAAAATTAAAAAAAAATAATGTCTATATTTGTCGTTTGGAACAAAATGTTAAAGAGATCTTAACCGAGTTATATATTTTAGGTGATGATTATACAATGCGTGTGGATATAGCTAATGAATTAATAAATACAGATGAGAAAAAAAGAGCCTATTTACGTGGTGCATTTTTAGCAGGAGGGTCAATAAATAATCCGAGAACTTCAAGTTATCATATGGAAATTTTTTCATCTTATTTGGAACATATTAAAGAACTCAATGAGTTATTAAATTTTTATAAACTTAACTCAAGAACCTTAGAGAGAAAAAAAGGTTATATAGTTTATATTAAAGAGTCGGAAAAAATAGCGGAATTTATAAATTTAGTCGGTGCATATCAAGCGTTATTTCAGTTTGAGGATGAAAGAATAGTTCGTGATATTAATAACTCCGTCAATAGAATGCAAAATTGTGATATGGCTAATATGAATAAAACGGTAAACGCATCTGCTAAACAAGTGGAAGATATTAATGTAATAGAAGAGCGGTTGGGACTTGATAATCTTGATGATAAACTTCGTGTTGTGGCAGAAGCACGTTTAAAATATCCGGAGTATCCGTTAAAAGAAATAGCGGAAATGATAGAGGATGGAAACTTATCAAAATCGGGGCTTAACCACCGTTTTAGAAAAATATCCAAAATTGCAAAAGAACTGAGAGATGGAACATATAAGATAAAATAA
- a CDS encoding NUDIX domain-containing protein, producing MSKWDEQILVVKREILFNNEENDFYGFLPKEDEKVKKIVDTFEHYEVKRRGDMEENPKYKQLIGYVLVKDKITKEVLVYRRLVGGGEARLHGKASVGIGGHMNEVAGKTIYEMLKVNAARELNEEVGVDEDYALKNLHFVGLINDDKEVVGQVHVGVVYTCEVDKDKVEVKENDTLVIKWDNTEEARAEENYETWSAFLKPIM from the coding sequence ATGAGCAAGTGGGATGAACAAATATTGGTCGTGAAAAGAGAAATTTTATTTAATAATGAGGAAAATGATTTCTACGGTTTTTTACCAAAAGAAGACGAGAAAGTAAAAAAAATAGTAGATACATTTGAACATTACGAAGTAAAACGTCGTGGCGATATGGAAGAAAATCCAAAATATAAGCAACTTATCGGTTATGTGTTGGTAAAAGATAAAATAACTAAAGAAGTATTAGTATATCGTCGTCTGGTAGGAGGCGGTGAAGCAAGACTTCACGGGAAAGCATCTGTAGGAATTGGCGGGCATATGAACGAAGTAGCAGGAAAGACAATATACGAGATGTTAAAAGTTAATGCGGCAAGAGAATTGAACGAAGAGGTAGGAGTAGATGAGGATTACGCACTAAAAAATCTTCATTTTGTAGGCTTAATAAATGATGATAAAGAAGTTGTCGGTCAAGTACATGTCGGAGTAGTTTACACTTGTGAAGTTGATAAAGATAAAGTCGAAGTTAAAGAAAACGATACGCTTGTTATAAAGTGGGATAATACGGAAGAAGCACGTGCTGAAGAAAATTACGAAACATGGTCGGCATTTTTAAAACCGATAATGTAA
- a CDS encoding exonuclease SbcCD subunit D, which yields MRILHTADWHIGKKLQGISLLEDQEYIINQIINQIEKYHPELLIIAGDLYDKSIPSKEATHLLQQALSDINIKHNLPIVAISGNHDSRERLSVGEAWFSQHNFYLHTTLEQSFKKITFDNVDMYLLPYFEPYEAREYFNDNTLDTHHKATKRVVDEIYSTMSEKNINILVAHTFVAGSLETDSEREISVGTVENVAVDVFEKFDYVALGHLHNPNACNEEKIKYSGSPLAYSFSEAKQIKGTRLINITKNSFEEQFLPLEPLRKLHNVVADYSEVMTKEFQKNFNFKNDFFSMELSGLDGITDPMPRIQAMYPNTLLLKKKTKKENNEKESLTKEMLSKTPLELIENFYKEEVSGELTYIQKKTLDNIFKAVNSDETN from the coding sequence GTGAGAATATTACATACAGCCGATTGGCATATTGGGAAAAAATTACAAGGGATTAGTCTACTGGAAGACCAAGAATATATTATTAATCAAATTATTAATCAAATAGAGAAATATCATCCGGAATTACTTATTATTGCGGGTGATTTATACGATAAGAGTATCCCGAGTAAAGAGGCAACGCATTTGCTACAACAAGCACTTTCCGATATTAATATCAAACATAATTTACCGATTGTTGCGATTAGCGGTAATCATGATAGTAGAGAGCGACTTTCGGTAGGAGAGGCGTGGTTCAGTCAGCATAATTTCTACTTACATACAACACTTGAGCAAAGTTTTAAAAAAATAACATTTGATAATGTAGACATGTATTTGTTACCATATTTTGAGCCGTATGAAGCAAGGGAGTATTTTAACGATAATACACTTGATACACATCATAAAGCGACTAAGAGAGTTGTTGATGAAATATATAGTACGATGAGTGAGAAGAATATTAATATTCTTGTTGCACATACTTTTGTTGCCGGTAGTTTGGAAACCGACTCCGAACGTGAAATTTCTGTCGGTACCGTAGAAAATGTGGCAGTTGATGTTTTTGAAAAATTTGATTATGTGGCACTTGGACATCTTCATAATCCGAATGCGTGTAATGAAGAAAAAATAAAATATAGCGGTAGTCCGTTAGCATATTCATTTAGTGAAGCAAAACAAATAAAAGGGACAAGGCTTATTAATATTACGAAAAATTCATTTGAAGAACAGTTTTTACCGTTGGAACCACTGCGAAAGCTACATAATGTAGTGGCGGATTATAGCGAAGTAATGACTAAGGAGTTTCAAAAAAACTTTAATTTTAAGAATGATTTTTTTAGTATGGAACTTAGCGGATTGGACGGTATAACAGATCCGATGCCAAGAATACAGGCAATGTATCCCAATACCCTATTATTAAAGAAAAAAACAAAAAAAGAAAATAACGAAAAAGAAAGTTTAACCAAAGAAATGTTATCAAAAACTCCGTTAGAACTTATAGAAAATTTTTATAAAGAAGAAGTTAGTGGAGAACTTACATATATTCAGAAAAAAACACTGGATAATATTTTTAAGGCGGTGAATAGCGATGAAACCAATTAG